A part of Halobacillus shinanisalinarum genomic DNA contains:
- a CDS encoding cation transporter codes for MQLTLEVNGMTGAHCEKAVKDVLNALEGIHGVDVDVSSGKVDVTYDESYVGKDLMKEAIEAQGYKPVG; via the coding sequence ATGCAATTAACATTAGAAGTTAATGGAATGACGGGCGCTCATTGTGAGAAGGCTGTAAAAGATGTGCTAAATGCACTTGAAGGGATTCATGGTGTCGATGTTGATGTAAGCAGCGGAAAAGTTGATGTGACTTACGATGAATCTTATGTAGGCAAAGACTTAATGAAAGAAGCAATTGAAGCTCAAGGATATAAGCCGGTAGGTTAA
- a CDS encoding spore coat protein — MNQNQPSNKIQNPETSVPKTPQMNERDFINDQLTTEKYMTGAYSVALNEASNETLYQDLSTIFKETQDCQRNLYNLMFKNGWYAVEQAEQQKIQQSYQQFNGYKTQLPYSVQ; from the coding sequence ATGAATCAAAATCAACCTTCTAATAAAATTCAGAACCCTGAAACATCCGTTCCTAAGACTCCCCAGATGAACGAGCGTGATTTTATTAATGATCAGCTCACAACAGAAAAATATATGACTGGTGCATACTCTGTGGCTCTTAACGAAGCAAGCAATGAAACATTATATCAGGATCTGTCTACCATTTTTAAAGAAACACAGGACTGTCAACGCAATTTATACAATCTCATGTTCAAAAATGGCTGGTATGCAGTTGAACAAGCTGAACAGCAGAAGATCCAACAATCTTATCAACAATTTAACGGTTATAAAACCCAATTACCGTACTCGGTACAATAA